Proteins co-encoded in one Desulfomicrobium macestii genomic window:
- a CDS encoding ABC transporter permease — translation MIWLRRILALVRKELQILLADPQSRKLVVIPVLLQVILFPLAATLEVKNNSLAVLNEDGGAASVELIQRFASARAFTEIIHLSGAGQIERTLDNQQAIAVVRFGPDFSRNAAAGLPAPMQLLLDGRRSNSSQIAASYIQDITTQYFNEQNLAQGRPPASELVVRHRYNPNLEYQWFILPSLVAIILTVSALILTALSVAREREHGTLDQLLVSPLTPEMIMIGKASAVLVVGLFQATVIILAAIFVYKVPLSGSLALIYASSVLYFAALVGVGFFISAICATQQQAFLGAFAFIMPAILLSGYASPVENMPQWLQTATWINPIRHFIVIVKSIFLKDVSVGFVLESAIPLLVIAAGTLTVAVIIFRRRFG, via the coding sequence ATGATCTGGCTGCGCCGCATCCTGGCCCTGGTCAGAAAGGAGCTGCAGATTCTCCTGGCCGACCCGCAAAGCCGCAAGCTGGTGGTCATCCCCGTTCTTTTACAGGTCATCCTCTTCCCCCTGGCCGCCACGTTGGAAGTGAAGAACAATTCCCTGGCCGTGCTGAACGAGGACGGGGGCGCGGCTTCGGTGGAGCTGATCCAGCGCTTTGCCAGCGCCCGTGCCTTTACGGAAATCATCCACCTGTCCGGCGCCGGACAGATTGAAAGGACCCTGGACAACCAGCAGGCCATCGCGGTGGTCCGCTTCGGACCGGACTTCTCGCGCAATGCGGCGGCAGGGCTCCCCGCGCCCATGCAGCTGCTCCTCGACGGCCGCCGCTCCAACAGCAGCCAGATCGCGGCCAGCTATATCCAGGACATCACCACGCAGTATTTCAATGAACAAAACCTGGCCCAGGGACGCCCGCCGGCATCGGAACTGGTCGTCCGCCATCGCTACAACCCGAACCTCGAATACCAATGGTTCATCCTGCCGAGTCTTGTGGCCATCATCCTGACCGTGAGCGCGCTCATCCTGACCGCCCTGTCCGTAGCCCGGGAGCGCGAGCACGGAACGCTGGACCAGCTGCTGGTATCGCCCCTGACCCCGGAAATGATCATGATCGGCAAGGCCTCGGCCGTGCTGGTGGTGGGCCTTTTTCAGGCCACGGTCATCATCCTGGCCGCCATCTTCGTGTACAAGGTGCCCCTGTCCGGCTCCCTGGCCCTCATTTACGCCAGCAGCGTGCTCTACTTCGCGGCCCTGGTCGGCGTCGGCTTCTTCATCAGCGCCATCTGCGCCACCCAGCAGCAGGCCTTTCTCGGGGCCTTCGCCTTCATCATGCCGGCCATCCTGCTCTCGGGCTACGCCTCACCGGTCGAGAACATGCCCCAGTGGCTGCAAACCGCCACTTGGATCAATCCCATCCGGCACTTCATCGTCATCGTGAAGAGCATCTTTCTCAAAGACGTGTCTGTTGGATTCGTGCTGGAGAGCGCCATCCCGCTGCTGGTCATCGCGGCAGGGACGCTGACGGTCGCGGTGATCATCTTCCGCAGACGGTTCGGATAG
- a CDS encoding type II toxin-antitoxin system HipA family toxin, whose amino-acid sequence MTSRQSNTEAYVWIWLPGKTEPVVCGKLVADGELVRFNYGRSYLERQDAISIYDPELPLRAGVMPLLGDLNIPNCIRDAAPDAWGRRVIINRQFGKEGRDTDTADLGELTYLLESGSDRIGALDFQRSPTEYVSRAAENATLEELLESAGRVEKGVPLTPELDHALFHGSSIGGARPKALIEDHGTKYIAKFSSSSDSYSVVKAEYVAMRLAETAGLSVAPVRLVQAAGKDVLLIERFDRIRVASGWERKSMVSALTLLGLSEMQARYASYEDFAQSIRARFTNPKKTLHELYGRLVFNVLCGNTDDHARNHAAFWDGRQLTLTPAYDICPQNRSGNEATQAMLIVGNNRYSQLKTCQEAAYLFLLSTDEATGIVDRVIMAIRDNWDRVCGEARLTPVDKNLMWQRQFLNPYSIGRY is encoded by the coding sequence ATGACTTCTAGGCAAAGCAATACAGAAGCCTACGTCTGGATATGGCTGCCGGGAAAAACCGAGCCTGTTGTCTGCGGAAAGCTGGTCGCCGATGGTGAGCTTGTTCGTTTCAACTATGGTCGCAGTTATCTGGAAAGACAGGATGCAATTTCTATATATGACCCCGAGTTGCCATTACGAGCAGGTGTCATGCCGCTGCTGGGAGACTTGAATATCCCCAACTGTATCCGTGATGCCGCCCCGGACGCCTGGGGACGACGCGTCATCATCAATCGGCAATTTGGGAAAGAAGGACGTGACACGGATACGGCGGATCTTGGCGAGCTGACATATCTGCTTGAATCAGGTTCCGATCGTATCGGTGCGCTTGATTTTCAGCGTTCTCCGACTGAATACGTTTCACGCGCGGCAGAGAATGCCACGTTGGAAGAATTGCTGGAATCCGCGGGTCGTGTAGAAAAAGGGGTGCCCCTGACTCCTGAGCTTGACCATGCCTTGTTCCATGGCAGTTCTATCGGAGGCGCGCGGCCAAAAGCCCTGATTGAAGATCACGGTACAAAATATATCGCTAAATTTTCATCGAGTTCGGATTCCTACAGCGTGGTCAAGGCTGAATATGTTGCCATGAGGCTGGCTGAAACAGCGGGGCTGAGTGTCGCCCCCGTCAGGCTGGTTCAAGCCGCAGGCAAGGACGTGCTGCTGATTGAGCGTTTTGATCGGATCCGTGTTGCTTCGGGATGGGAGCGCAAAAGCATGGTTTCCGCTCTGACATTGCTTGGTTTGAGCGAGATGCAGGCACGCTACGCCAGCTATGAGGACTTCGCGCAGAGCATTCGCGCACGATTTACCAATCCAAAAAAGACCTTGCATGAGCTGTATGGCCGTCTGGTGTTCAATGTTCTGTGCGGCAATACGGACGATCATGCCCGCAATCATGCCGCGTTTTGGGATGGACGTCAGCTGACCCTGACTCCGGCCTACGACATCTGCCCGCAAAACCGCTCCGGCAATGAAGCAACGCAAGCGATGCTGATTGTCGGCAATAACCGATACAGCCAGCTTAAGACCTGCCAAGAGGCTGCATATCTCTTCTTGCTTTCCACCGATGAGGCCACCGGCATCGTCGACAGGGTGATCATGGCCATCCGGGACAATTGGGATCGGGTATGTGGTGAAGCCCGGCTCACTCCCGTTGATAAGAATCTGATGTGGCAGCGCCAATTCCTCAATCCGTACTCAATCGGGCGTTACTGA
- a CDS encoding helix-turn-helix transcriptional regulator — protein sequence MAKLRTYSKYARDAVFLLGQQIRLARKRRKWSEMNLAERAGISRATLQKIEAGEMSPTIGLVFEVASLVGVPLFEQDHQRLATSIDLTQSKIALLPKRISEQAHVVDDDF from the coding sequence ATGGCGAAGTTAAGAACCTATTCCAAATATGCCCGAGACGCAGTTTTCCTGCTGGGGCAGCAAATCAGGCTGGCTCGAAAAAGGCGCAAGTGGTCTGAGATGAATTTGGCCGAGCGGGCGGGGATTTCCAGGGCAACGCTGCAAAAGATAGAAGCCGGTGAAATGTCGCCGACTATCGGGCTCGTGTTTGAGGTCGCATCGTTGGTGGGGGTGCCTTTGTTTGAACAAGACCACCAGCGCCTGGCGACCAGCATTGATTTGACCCAAAGCAAGATAGCCCTTCTCCCGAAACGGATAAGTGAACAAGCACACGTGGTCGACGATGACTTCTAG
- a CDS encoding DUF2238 domain-containing protein, whose product MFLLVLLLTAKNFPLSRISYTLIFIFLAIHEIGSHYTYSEVPYDAWFSSAFGTTFNELVGWERNNFDRIVHFLYGLLLAYPIREVYFRVARADGFWGYFLPLDFAMSTSMLYELIEWGAAEFFGGELGVAYLGTQGDVWDAHKDMLLASIGALIAMLVTLGMNMYLQKDFAREWSRSLTVKHPEPLGEDEIARMLEGQRGSDRV is encoded by the coding sequence CTGATTTTCATTTTTTTGGCTATCCACGAGATAGGATCCCATTACACGTACTCCGAAGTCCCCTACGATGCCTGGTTTTCGTCCGCCTTCGGCACGACATTCAACGAACTGGTCGGGTGGGAACGCAACAATTTCGACCGCATCGTGCATTTCCTCTACGGCCTGCTGCTGGCCTATCCTATTCGCGAGGTCTATTTTCGTGTCGCCCGGGCGGACGGGTTCTGGGGCTATTTCCTGCCGCTTGATTTCGCCATGTCGACCTCCATGCTTTACGAACTGATCGAATGGGGCGCGGCGGAGTTTTTCGGAGGGGAGCTCGGGGTCGCCTACCTGGGCACCCAGGGCGATGTCTGGGACGCGCACAAGGACATGCTCCTGGCCAGCATCGGCGCGCTCATCGCCATGCTCGTCACTCTGGGGATGAACATGTATCTGCAGAAGGATTTCGCGCGCGAATGGTCCCGTAGCCTTACGGTCAAACATCCTGAACCCCTGGGCGAGGACGAGATCGCGCGCATGCTGGAAGGGCAGCGCGGCAGCGATCGGGTTTAG
- a CDS encoding ABC transporter permease has product MKFLSRRRLTALCLKETRQILRDPSSGVIAFILPMILLVIFGYGLNLDTTRLRMGLCDEDGGPVAASFTAKLTGSTYFEIFPGSRAELDALLETGGIRGYAVLAQDFSRIVDQGRETAPIQVITDGAEPNTANFMAAFMKNVWQEWRQTRAKDQGRDAVQGARVEVRYWYNAAAISRHYLIPGSITIIMTVIGAMLTSLVVAREWERGTMEALLASPVTRAELLLSKLLPYYVLGMISMSVVALSAVHLMGVPFRGSVGALLLVTTVFLLSMLGIGLLISSVMRNQFDSAQTTLNVAFLPAVMLSGAFFVIASMPAPVRALTYLLPPRYLVSSLQTIFLAGDVWEILLPDILFLTGTSVLFLTLTALKTVRRLDA; this is encoded by the coding sequence ATGAAATTCCTGTCCCGGCGAAGACTGACCGCCCTGTGTCTCAAGGAAACCCGCCAGATCCTGCGCGATCCGAGCAGCGGCGTCATCGCCTTCATCCTGCCCATGATCCTTCTGGTCATCTTCGGCTACGGCCTCAACCTCGACACCACCCGCCTGCGCATGGGCCTGTGCGACGAGGACGGAGGGCCGGTGGCGGCGTCATTCACGGCGAAGCTGACCGGCTCGACCTATTTCGAAATATTTCCCGGCAGCCGTGCCGAACTCGACGCCCTGCTCGAAACAGGGGGCATCCGGGGCTACGCGGTCCTGGCCCAGGATTTTTCGCGCATCGTGGACCAGGGCCGGGAAACGGCGCCAATCCAGGTCATCACCGATGGAGCCGAACCGAACACGGCAAACTTCATGGCCGCGTTCATGAAGAACGTCTGGCAGGAATGGCGGCAGACCCGGGCCAAGGATCAGGGCCGGGACGCCGTGCAGGGCGCAAGGGTGGAGGTTCGGTACTGGTACAACGCGGCGGCCATCAGCAGGCACTATCTGATCCCGGGGTCCATCACCATCATCATGACCGTCATCGGCGCCATGCTGACCTCGCTGGTCGTGGCCCGCGAATGGGAACGCGGGACCATGGAGGCCCTGCTGGCCTCCCCGGTGACCAGGGCCGAGCTGCTGCTCTCCAAGCTCCTGCCCTATTACGTGCTGGGCATGATCTCCATGTCCGTGGTGGCGCTGAGCGCCGTGCATCTCATGGGCGTGCCCTTCCGGGGCTCGGTGGGAGCGCTCCTGCTGGTCACGACGGTCTTCCTGCTCAGCATGCTCGGCATCGGCCTGCTCATCTCCTCGGTCATGCGCAACCAGTTCGACAGCGCCCAGACCACCCTGAACGTGGCTTTCCTCCCGGCCGTCATGCTCTCGGGAGCGTTCTTCGTCATCGCCAGCATGCCCGCGCCCGTGCGCGCCCTGACCTATCTGCTGCCGCCGCGCTATCTGGTCAGCTCACTGCAGACCATCTTTCTGGCCGGTGACGTCTGGGAAATCCTACTCCCCGACATCCTCTTCCTGACGGGCACGAGCGTTCTCTTTCTGACCCTGACCGCGCTCAAGACCGTGCGCAGGCTGGACGCATGA